A part of Helicobacter himalayensis genomic DNA contains:
- the purN gene encoding phosphoribosylglycinamide formyltransferase produces MSQNTLRLVVLFSGNGTNMLNLIDKLHNKVFLDSQNVARRICISVCFCNNPHAKGIERVRGCGIECVIIPSKGKAREEFDKELVTQIKAFKPNLCVLSGFMRILTPHFTAHLKALNIHPSFLPLHKGAHAIEQSFESNEDFGGVSVHWVSEELDSGEIILQEKLPKISGESLAEFEKRIHKLEYELFPKAILHALGLRPN; encoded by the coding sequence ATGAGCCAAAACACATTGCGCCTTGTGGTGCTTTTCAGCGGGAATGGCACAAATATGCTAAACCTCATCGACAAGCTTCATAATAAAGTGTTTTTAGATTCTCAAAATGTGGCGCGCAGGATTTGCATTAGCGTGTGTTTTTGTAATAATCCGCACGCAAAAGGGATTGAGCGCGTGAGAGGGTGCGGGATTGAATGCGTGATAATCCCCAGCAAAGGAAAAGCACGCGAAGAATTTGATAAAGAATTAGTGACACAAATTAAAGCTTTTAAGCCGAATTTATGTGTGCTTAGCGGATTTATGAGAATCTTAACACCTCATTTTACCGCACACCTAAAAGCGCTCAATATCCACCCGTCATTTTTACCATTGCATAAGGGTGCACACGCCATAGAGCAAAGCTTTGAATCAAATGAAGATTTTGGAGGGGTAAGCGTGCATTGGGTGAGTGAGGAGCTAGATTCTGGAGAAATTATCCTGCAAGAAAAGTTGCCAAAAATTTCTGGCGAAAGCCTTGCAGAGTTTGAAAAGAGAATCCATAAGCTAGAATACGAGCTTTTCCCAAAGGCTATCTTACACGCACTTGGTCTGCGCCCAAACTAG
- the fliQ gene encoding flagellar biosynthesis protein FliQ: MESQLMSLAVQTYKLTLILSLPMLLAGLIVGLLVSIFQATTQINEMTLSFVPKILAVVAVIIFTMPWMISMITDYATMLINMIPDVKF, encoded by the coding sequence ATGGAGTCCCAACTTATGTCCCTTGCTGTGCAAACCTACAAACTCACTCTTATTCTCTCTCTTCCGATGTTGTTAGCTGGGCTTATTGTGGGGCTTTTGGTGAGTATTTTTCAAGCCACCACGCAGATTAATGAAATGACTTTAAGCTTCGTCCCAAAAATCCTTGCTGTCGTGGCTGTGATTATTTTTACAATGCCGTGGATGATTAGTATGATTACAGATTATGCGACAATGCTTATAAATATGATTCCAGATGTGAAATTTTAA
- the surE gene encoding 5'/3'-nucleotidase SurE, translating to MKRILLTNDDGYESSGLLALKDALSDLAQITIVAPSSEKSACGHGLSITKPLRFVRLDDDFYKLDDGTPSDCVYLALNTLYGSGVKPDLVISGINIGSNMGEDITYSGTAAGAMEGCLQGIDSIAISQILRDKNLGSDFDFALAKETIRKLVQRIFARSFPLGARKFLNVNIPQIAPKQCKGTKITQMGYRIYGNSAQLHRNPRGQEYHWLGLQPLVWEERKDIPDVNGTRFCGLSDFDATKEGYISITPIKLDLTSYEDVDSLQQWAQE from the coding sequence ATGAAACGAATTCTTCTTACAAATGATGACGGCTATGAATCTAGCGGGCTTTTGGCGCTTAAAGATGCGCTTAGCGATTTGGCGCAAATTACCATCGTAGCGCCCTCAAGTGAAAAGTCCGCGTGTGGGCACGGGCTTAGCATCACAAAGCCCTTGCGCTTTGTGCGCTTAGATGATGATTTTTACAAGCTTGATGATGGCACGCCGAGTGATTGCGTGTATCTTGCGCTCAATACGCTTTATGGCAGTGGGGTGAAGCCTGATTTGGTGATTTCTGGCATTAATATTGGCTCAAATATGGGCGAGGATATTACCTATTCTGGCACAGCTGCAGGAGCGATGGAGGGCTGTTTGCAGGGTATAGATTCTATTGCGATTTCTCAAATACTAAGGGATAAAAATTTGGGAAGTGATTTTGATTTCGCACTTGCAAAAGAGACGATTAGGAAGCTGGTGCAAAGGATTTTTGCGCGTTCTTTTCCACTTGGCGCGCGAAAGTTTTTGAATGTCAATATCCCTCAAATTGCGCCCAAACAATGCAAAGGCACAAAAATCACGCAAATGGGTTATAGAATCTATGGTAATTCTGCACAATTGCACCGCAACCCACGCGGGCAGGAATACCATTGGCTGGGATTGCAACCGCTTGTGTGGGAGGAGCGCAAGGATATACCAGATGTCAATGGCACGCGTTTTTGTGGATTAAGCGATTTTGACGCGACAAAAGAGGGCTATATCTCTATAACGCCAATAAAGTTAGATTTGACAAGCTATGAAGATGTGGATTCTCTTCAGCAGTGGGCGCAAGAGTAG
- a CDS encoding alpha/beta fold hydrolase: MIKTSGNFQSDFGAVVYDIYEPDSGANGANIIIQIAHGMVEHRGRFEWVARELAQNGYIVAINDHRGHGDSINTQSAKPKISKETNHTNANSIESTSPIITLGEMGEQGFERAVQDMHVFNHLLHSLYPHAQIVLLGHSMGSLLSRRYVSLYEDSVIGLILSGSPAYNPLSTLGIALGKFFHAIGAKDFGAKILNALSFGGFNAKFRTEGSPYAWLCSDKNVVSAYENDKKCNFIFTTQSFINLFGGLKCVYGAAQPPKNPRFPVLIISGRDDACGDFGKGVEKLQVFLRKNGYQNTQLILYNDARHEILNDFCKKQVLQDILLWITKHLRE; this comes from the coding sequence ATGATAAAAACAAGCGGAAACTTTCAATCAGACTTTGGCGCGGTGGTGTATGACATCTATGAGCCGGATTCTGGTGCAAATGGTGCAAATATCATTATCCAAATCGCGCACGGTATGGTCGAGCACAGAGGGCGCTTTGAGTGGGTGGCACGTGAGCTAGCGCAAAATGGCTATATCGTGGCAATCAACGATCACCGCGGGCACGGCGATAGTATAAACACGCAATCCGCAAAGCCTAAAATATCCAAAGAAACAAACCACACAAATGCCAACAGCATAGAATCTACAAGTCCCATCATCACGCTTGGTGAAATGGGCGAGCAAGGATTTGAACGTGCTGTGCAGGATATGCACGTGTTTAATCACCTTTTGCACTCCCTCTATCCGCACGCGCAAATCGTGCTACTTGGGCATTCTATGGGCTCACTGCTATCGCGTCGCTATGTGAGTTTGTATGAAGATTCTGTGATTGGGTTAATTTTGAGCGGAAGTCCAGCTTACAATCCGCTATCCACGCTTGGTATCGCGCTTGGTAAGTTTTTTCACGCTATTGGTGCAAAAGATTTTGGTGCAAAGATTCTCAACGCCTTGTCTTTTGGCGGATTTAATGCGAAATTCCGCACAGAAGGCAGTCCTTACGCGTGGCTATGTAGCGATAAAAATGTGGTGAGCGCGTATGAAAATGATAAAAAATGCAATTTTATTTTCACAACGCAAAGTTTTATCAATCTTTTTGGTGGGCTAAAGTGCGTTTATGGTGCGGCGCAACCTCCCAAAAATCCGCGCTTTCCTGTGCTTATCATTAGCGGGCGAGACGATGCGTGCGGGGATTTTGGCAAGGGTGTGGAAAAACTGCAAGTATTTTTGCGCAAAAATGGCTATCAAAACACGCAACTTATCCTCTATAATGACGCGAGACACGAGATTTTGAATGATTTTTGCAAAAAGCAAGTTTTGCAAGATATTTTGCTTTGGATTACAAAACACTTGCGCGAGTAA
- a CDS encoding TolC family protein, with the protein MNKSKKITLLFFMLFVWANGEQVSQNAQESNIFDVKSAWEKVLENNDALKAQEHNLARAQKLALGAKLSFLPEINFKGSYLYFDEAMSHSLNASIQPSGNPMMDAYLSGILRGVNKPITLLERDVMMGAFNIIYPLYTGGARVRGIKIAEIAKKDAAEAMRLKKLATFEEFVTIYYGSVLAKDLQEVCEENFEASMLHYNNALDLEKSGQIAHLEVLASQVASDKSKNTLRSAQNARLSADLALNSALSTQDSVPSSKIEVSSKPLYDENYYVQKALQSYPALRSLDLKIESANEATSLARASFLPQVVGMGSYIFTDKQDSLLVRSIPAWYVGVGVNIPIISPTARLQRYQASKITTLELESLKAQAIKDITLLVRRTYKEALFAKEEYESLNSSVVLAQENLKLQINAFKQGLATSAQVIDAQNSLQSVLVEQKSVGFKAIVALAKLLALSDEIETFYEYQR; encoded by the coding sequence ATGAATAAGAGTAAAAAAATTACGCTGTTATTTTTTATGCTTTTTGTATGGGCTAATGGCGAGCAAGTGTCGCAAAATGCGCAAGAATCAAATATTTTTGATGTAAAAAGCGCGTGGGAGAAAGTGCTAGAAAATAATGATGCACTCAAAGCTCAAGAGCACAATCTCGCACGCGCTCAAAAGCTCGCTCTTGGTGCGAAACTTAGCTTTTTACCAGAGATTAATTTTAAGGGTTCATATCTCTATTTTGATGAAGCTATGAGTCATAGTTTGAATGCCTCAATACAACCAAGTGGGAATCCGATGATGGACGCGTATTTGAGCGGAATCTTAAGAGGTGTTAATAAGCCAATAACTTTGCTAGAGCGCGATGTGATGATGGGTGCGTTTAATATTATCTATCCGCTTTATACCGGTGGCGCGCGTGTGAGGGGGATAAAAATTGCTGAAATTGCTAAAAAAGATGCTGCAGAAGCAATGCGTTTAAAAAAGCTTGCAACTTTTGAAGAATTTGTGACGATTTATTATGGAAGCGTGTTGGCAAAGGACTTGCAGGAGGTTTGCGAGGAAAATTTTGAAGCCTCAATGTTGCATTACAATAATGCGCTTGATTTAGAAAAAAGCGGGCAAATTGCGCATCTAGAAGTGCTTGCAAGTCAAGTGGCAAGTGACAAATCTAAAAACACCCTGCGTAGCGCGCAAAATGCAAGACTTAGTGCGGATTTAGCCCTAAATAGCGCGCTAAGCACACAAGATTCTGTGCCTAGCTCAAAAATCGAGGTTTCCTCAAAGCCTTTGTATGATGAAAATTATTATGTGCAAAAAGCCTTGCAAAGTTATCCCGCACTGCGCTCGCTTGATTTAAAGATAGAATCTGCTAATGAAGCTACAAGCCTTGCGCGCGCTAGTTTTTTGCCACAGGTGGTGGGAATGGGAAGCTATATTTTTACCGATAAGCAGGATTCTTTATTGGTGCGCTCAATCCCTGCTTGGTATGTGGGTGTTGGTGTGAATATCCCTATTATCTCGCCCACTGCGCGCTTGCAGAGGTATCAAGCTAGCAAAATTACTACTTTGGAGCTAGAAAGTCTCAAAGCCCAAGCGATTAAGGATATTACCTTGCTTGTGCGTCGCACTTACAAAGAGGCGCTGTTTGCAAAGGAGGAGTATGAGAGTCTTAATTCATCAGTTGTTTTGGCGCAAGAAAATCTTAAGCTACAAATAAATGCCTTTAAGCAGGGCTTAGCCACGAGTGCGCAAGTCATTGATGCGCAAAATTCTCTTCAAAGTGTGCTTGTAGAGCAAAAGAGCGTGGGATTTAAGGCGATTGTGGCATTAGCAAAGCTTTTGGCATTGAGTGATGAGATAGAAACTTTTTATGAATACCAACGCTAG
- a CDS encoding glycosyltransferase encodes MEQKLKPIISIVVPCYNEEVSLPRFYDEITKVMNESKSLLANHNFLPKNAPFYELIFVNDGSKDKTLEILDSLWAKNNKLNTQGAQKECEIGIFSFSRNFGKEAAILAGLQKACGEGVILLDADLQDPPNLIPKMIKIWLDSSREIKVVYARRTTRAGESKIRASLSEAFYKLSNWISEVKIESGVRDFRLMDREVIDALLEMKEYHRFSKAMFAWVGFKRECLEYEYIPHFKESSSWSFWKLFKYAVEGIVSFSTMPLRIAFVIGALISIFAVAYGIYRIVDTIVYGNPVPGYPSLIVVITFIGGIQLMLLGVIGEYIARIYEQVKCRPIYILENRRNAEANKNAKSKKMESNLSADSNSHCECNVPERGNP; translated from the coding sequence ATGGAGCAAAAATTAAAACCTATCATCTCTATTGTCGTGCCTTGCTATAACGAAGAGGTTTCACTTCCGAGATTCTATGATGAGATTACAAAAGTAATGAATGAATCAAAAAGTCTGCTTGCAAACCATAATTTTTTACCTAAAAATGCACCATTTTATGAGTTAATCTTTGTTAATGACGGCTCAAAAGATAAGACGTTAGAAATCCTAGATTCCCTATGGGCAAAAAATAATAAGCTAAACACACAAGGCGCACAAAAAGAGTGCGAGATTGGTATATTTTCATTTTCGCGTAATTTTGGCAAGGAAGCTGCGATTTTAGCAGGATTGCAAAAGGCGTGCGGAGAGGGTGTGATACTGCTTGATGCGGACTTACAAGATCCGCCAAATTTGATTCCAAAAATGATAAAGATTTGGCTAGATTCTAGTCGAGAAATCAAAGTCGTCTATGCGCGACGCACCACACGCGCTGGAGAATCCAAAATACGCGCAAGCTTGAGCGAGGCGTTCTATAAGCTTTCAAATTGGATTTCTGAAGTCAAAATAGAATCTGGCGTGCGAGACTTCCGCCTTATGGATAGGGAAGTCATTGACGCGCTTTTGGAAATGAAAGAGTATCACCGCTTTTCAAAGGCGATGTTTGCGTGGGTGGGCTTCAAGCGCGAGTGCTTGGAGTATGAGTATATCCCGCATTTTAAGGAAAGCTCGAGCTGGAGCTTTTGGAAGTTATTTAAATACGCCGTTGAAGGGATTGTGAGTTTTAGCACAATGCCTTTACGAATCGCGTTTGTCATTGGCGCACTGATTTCTATATTTGCCGTTGCTTATGGAATCTATCGCATTGTAGATACGATAGTGTATGGCAATCCGGTGCCGGGTTACCCAAGCCTTATTGTGGTCATTACATTTATTGGCGGGATACAGCTGATGCTTTTGGGTGTGATTGGTGAATATATTGCAAGAATTTATGAGCAAGTGAAATGCCGCCCTATCTATATTTTAGAAAATCGCAGGAATGCAGAGGCTAACAAAAATGCAAAATCTAAAAAGATGGAATCTAATTTAAGTGCAGATTCTAATAGTCATTGCGAATGCAACGTGCCAGAGCGTGGCAATCCATAA
- the selA gene encoding L-seryl-tRNA(Sec) selenium transferase: MHAQELFQALPKVDTLLNHADFAQTNKTLLKPLITKHLQELREEIQEIYTKIKTQDLVHPHTQSVPNSHAVAQIQEKIHNLHQTIKNAYNALFTHTLVPVVNASGVVLQTNLGRSVLSKEVAEKLLPLITRYCTLEYDLDKGTRSSRYMHANALFQTLFQTDYEFLVVNNNAAAVLLILQTFAKNKKVLISRGELVEIGGGFRIPEVMKQAGCELLEVGATNKTHLSDYENALSAECAMILKAHKSNFAQIGFCAEVKMQDLSALAQKVGVIDYYDLGSGYVSGLESLPHAHYTSQNSQEPSLKEIFSAPPSLLSFSGDKLFGSAQAGIIAGKKELIEKLKNNQLLRALRVDKLCLGVLQASLEMYLQNDFDAIPTLHMLRISPDFLLSRAQEFLKILCPLESMYNFEIIKVDSLSGGGSLPDMKFESYGIAISAKAFSCAQLEECLRRDFSIITRIIADKVVCDIRTLLDGDETRIFEALKSLAKK; encoded by the coding sequence ATGCACGCACAAGAATTGTTTCAAGCCTTGCCAAAGGTGGATACACTCCTTAATCACGCGGATTTTGCACAGACAAACAAAACTCTTTTAAAGCCCCTCATCACAAAACATTTGCAAGAGCTCCGAGAAGAAATCCAAGAAATTTATACAAAAATTAAGACGCAAGATTTAGTGCATCCCCACACACAAAGCGTGCCAAATTCCCACGCAGTAGCGCAAATACAAGAAAAAATCCACAACCTCCACCAAACAATAAAAAACGCCTACAACGCGCTTTTTACCCACACGCTCGTTCCAGTGGTGAATGCCAGCGGTGTGGTGCTACAAACAAACCTCGGGCGCAGTGTGCTAAGCAAGGAGGTGGCGGAGAAATTACTGCCACTTATCACGCGCTACTGCACGCTTGAATACGACCTAGACAAAGGCACGCGTTCAAGTCGCTACATGCACGCAAATGCGCTTTTTCAGACGCTTTTTCAGACAGATTATGAGTTTTTGGTGGTGAATAATAATGCTGCGGCGGTGCTTTTAATCCTGCAAACTTTTGCAAAAAATAAAAAAGTGCTTATCTCGCGTGGGGAACTCGTAGAAATTGGCGGAGGCTTTAGAATCCCAGAGGTGATGAAGCAAGCAGGTTGCGAACTGCTTGAAGTTGGCGCGACAAACAAGACACATTTAAGCGATTATGAAAATGCGCTAAGTGCGGAATGTGCGATGATTTTAAAAGCTCATAAGAGCAATTTTGCGCAGATTGGATTTTGCGCAGAAGTAAAAATGCAGGACTTAAGCGCGCTCGCACAAAAAGTAGGTGTGATTGATTATTATGATTTAGGAAGTGGATATGTAAGCGGGCTAGAATCCCTGCCTCACGCGCATTATACAAGTCAGAACTCACAAGAGCCAAGCTTAAAGGAGATTTTTAGCGCGCCACCATCACTACTTAGCTTTAGCGGGGATAAACTCTTTGGAAGCGCGCAGGCAGGCATTATAGCAGGTAAAAAAGAGCTTATTGAGAAACTAAAGAACAATCAGCTTTTGCGTGCATTGCGCGTGGATAAGCTGTGTTTAGGCGTATTGCAAGCAAGCCTAGAAATGTATTTACAAAATGATTTTGATGCAATCCCCACACTTCATATGCTTAGAATCTCGCCAGATTTTCTCTTATCCCGCGCGCAAGAGTTTCTAAAAATATTGTGTCCTTTGGAGTCTATGTATAACTTTGAAATTATAAAAGTGGATTCTCTCTCAGGTGGCGGGAGCTTGCCTGATATGAAGTTTGAAAGCTATGGTATTGCCATAAGCGCAAAAGCTTTTTCTTGCGCACAGCTAGAGGAATGCTTGCGGCGGGATTTTAGTATTATCACACGCATTATTGCAGATAAAGTGGTGTGCGACATACGCACGCTTTTAGATGGTGATGAGACGCGCATTTTTGAAGCCTTAAAAAGCTTAGCAAAAAAATAA
- a CDS encoding prephenate dehydrogenase: MQHIENVGIIGLGLIGGSIGLALKNLGSFGCIAGYDTNPLHSSQALSLGLVDECIGLEQLLSENDVIFIAVPVEGIIEIVKNIKHIKPTATIIDLGGTKQKILESVPSSIRANFIAAHPMSGTEFYGPKAAVQDLFKDKIVILSNLEQSGAHQVQVAREIFLSIGMKIIKMDAKEHDKHIALISHMPHIISYALANAVLSQEDPQTILALVGGGFKSMSRLSKSSPKMWNDIFKQNKQNTLCALECFESELKNAREMLQNEDWEGLESFMTRANRLQDFL, translated from the coding sequence ATGCAACACATTGAAAATGTCGGAATCATCGGGCTTGGGCTTATTGGTGGCTCGATTGGGCTGGCGCTAAAAAATCTTGGGAGTTTTGGTTGTATCGCAGGCTATGATACAAATCCATTGCATTCTTCTCAGGCACTTTCCCTCGGGCTTGTTGATGAGTGTATTGGTTTAGAACAGCTTTTAAGTGAAAATGATGTGATTTTTATCGCGGTGCCAGTTGAGGGGATTATTGAAATTGTTAAAAACATTAAGCATATTAAGCCAACTGCCACGATTATCGATCTTGGCGGGACGAAGCAAAAGATTTTGGAATCTGTGCCATCATCTATTCGTGCAAATTTTATCGCCGCACATCCGATGAGTGGGACAGAATTTTATGGACCAAAAGCTGCGGTGCAGGATTTGTTTAAGGATAAGATTGTGATTCTGTCAAACCTAGAGCAAAGTGGCGCGCATCAGGTGCAGGTGGCGCGCGAGATTTTCCTTAGCATTGGTATGAAAATTATAAAGATGGACGCAAAAGAGCACGACAAGCATATCGCGCTTATTAGTCATATGCCTCATATCATCAGCTATGCGCTGGCGAATGCTGTGCTTTCTCAAGAGGACCCACAGACAATTTTAGCACTTGTGGGCGGGGGCTTTAAGTCTATGAGCAGGCTTTCTAAAAGCTCGCCAAAAATGTGGAATGATATTTTTAAGCAAAATAAACAAAACACTTTGTGCGCGCTAGAATGCTTTGAATCCGAGCTCAAAAATGCAAGAGAAATGCTCCAAAATGAAGATTGGGAAGGCTTAGAATCTTTTATGACAAGGGCAAATAGATTGCAGGATTTTTTGTAA
- a CDS encoding UDP-N-acetylmuramate dehydrogenase — MQTRCIDFSKYSSLRIGAPVEVHLIRSSKDAQECVARGFSLIGKAQNLLISPYAKNLAMLDKEIFSRIIIESQSATNGVQDDKKHTQSSQNSTQKECVLVGAALSSSKIFSFFKTQDLGGVEFLQGLPGSLGGIIKMNAGLKSSSGQNYEICEMLDSININGEWIDAEKIPFSYRSSGINGVILQARLKKIQGFNDALSKDFLTIRAKHPKMPSCGSCFKNPKGDFAGRLLESVGLKGFSIGGVAFSPQHANFLVNLGGGSFEDAFALIELAKKRVFEAFNIMLECEVQIIS; from the coding sequence GTGCAGACGCGCTGTATTGATTTTTCAAAATACTCTAGCTTGCGTATTGGCGCGCCTGTGGAGGTACATCTCATACGCTCAAGCAAGGATGCGCAAGAATGTGTAGCGCGTGGCTTTTCTCTTATTGGAAAAGCACAGAATCTCCTCATCTCTCCGTATGCCAAAAATCTTGCAATGCTTGATAAAGAAATTTTTAGTCGAATAATTATAGAAAGTCAAAGCGCCACAAATGGCGTGCAAGATGATAAAAAGCACACTCAAAGCAGCCAAAATAGCACGCAAAAAGAATGTGTGCTTGTGGGCGCAGCACTTAGCTCATCTAAAATTTTTAGTTTTTTTAAAACGCAAGATTTAGGTGGTGTGGAATTTTTGCAAGGCTTGCCCGGCTCACTTGGGGGTATTATTAAGATGAATGCAGGGCTTAAAAGTAGCAGTGGGCAAAATTATGAAATTTGTGAAATGCTAGATTCTATTAATATCAATGGCGAATGGATAGATGCGGAGAAAATCCCCTTTAGCTATCGTTCTAGCGGGATTAATGGGGTGATTTTGCAAGCGCGCCTTAAAAAAATACAAGGCTTTAATGACGCGCTTAGCAAGGATTTCCTCACTATCCGCGCTAAACACCCAAAAATGCCTAGCTGTGGGAGTTGCTTTAAAAATCCAAAGGGTGATTTTGCCGGTAGATTGCTAGAATCTGTGGGGCTAAAGGGCTTTAGTATCGGTGGTGTCGCTTTTAGTCCGCAACACGCAAATTTTTTGGTAAATCTCGGCGGGGGGAGCTTTGAAGATGCGTTTGCTCTTATTGAGCTTGCCAAAAAGCGCGTGTTTGAGGCTTTTAATATTATGCTTGAATGCGAAGTGCAGATAATTTCTTAA
- a CDS encoding polyprenyl synthetase family protein, producing the protein MDRLEQLSKEFEEFLKANAPQVGGFHPHYQKALWEMMDAGGKRFRPMLCLCVVDSLSPAMLPNAFLPALALESLHTYSLIHDDLPCMDNSPLRRGFPTLHTTYNETLALLVGDALNTYAFELLSLSKLSPEVKVSLIYELSHNAGASGMVLGQVLDCEFENKKISFEELKIIHQNKTLKLIATSLKFGAIIANVSEEIMLKLENLGNDLGLFFQVRDDLIDVLESEEQAGKRVQNDLQKNTYVTLLGLEGAKTQARTLAENIKIALDSLPSRLRGNLSEMLKPYLKSYV; encoded by the coding sequence GTGGATAGACTAGAGCAATTAAGCAAAGAGTTTGAGGAGTTTTTGAAAGCAAATGCGCCACAAGTTGGGGGATTCCACCCACATTACCAAAAGGCGCTGTGGGAGATGATGGACGCTGGAGGTAAGCGCTTTCGCCCAATGCTGTGCTTATGTGTGGTGGATTCTCTTTCTCCTGCGATGTTACCCAATGCCTTTTTACCCGCTTTAGCGTTGGAGAGTTTGCATACTTACTCACTTATCCACGATGATTTGCCTTGTATGGATAATTCCCCTTTACGCCGTGGTTTTCCTACTTTGCATACGACTTACAACGAAACTTTAGCACTTCTTGTGGGCGATGCGCTTAATACCTACGCATTTGAACTTCTCTCTCTATCTAAGCTTTCCCCAGAAGTGAAAGTTTCGCTTATTTATGAGCTTTCTCACAATGCTGGTGCTAGCGGAATGGTGCTAGGGCAGGTGCTTGATTGTGAGTTTGAAAACAAAAAAATCTCTTTTGAAGAGCTAAAAATCATTCATCAAAATAAGACATTAAAGCTCATCGCCACAAGCCTAAAATTTGGCGCAATTATCGCAAATGTGAGCGAGGAGATTATGTTAAAGTTAGAGAATCTAGGTAACGATTTGGGGCTTTTTTTTCAAGTGCGCGATGACCTCATCGATGTGCTTGAAAGCGAGGAGCAAGCAGGAAAGCGCGTGCAAAATGATTTGCAAAAAAACACTTATGTAACCTTGCTTGGATTAGAAGGCGCAAAAACGCAGGCACGCACACTTGCAGAAAACATCAAAATTGCGCTAGATTCTCTACCTTCAAGGCTTAGGGGTAATCTTAGCGAGATGCTAAAGCCCTATCTTAAATCTTATGTATAA